A stretch of the Porifericola rhodea genome encodes the following:
- a CDS encoding 3-keto-disaccharide hydrolase, with the protein MKSLAILLSSLFFLYACSPAEQGSKENSTTSESSTTEDQVQEEEWIQLFNGKDLSGWRVKIRGYELDENFGNTFRVEDGLMKVRYDQYDDFAQQYGHIFYEKPYSSYKFRVEYRFVGEQAPNGEGWAWRNSGIMVHGQSPESMGKDQDFPISIEVQLLGGPEEGERTTCNLCTPGTNVVMDGELVTDHCISSNSKTYPGDQWVTAEVVVLADSVIHHLVNGDTVLSYQQPQMGGGTVSGHDESLKIEGQLLKEGYISLQSESHPVDFRKVEILPLED; encoded by the coding sequence ATGAAAAGCCTAGCGATATTACTAAGCAGCTTATTCTTTTTGTATGCCTGTAGTCCTGCCGAGCAAGGCAGCAAGGAAAACAGTACTACCTCAGAAAGCAGCACTACTGAAGATCAGGTACAGGAAGAAGAGTGGATACAACTTTTTAACGGCAAAGACCTTAGTGGCTGGCGTGTAAAAATCAGAGGATACGAATTAGACGAAAACTTTGGCAATACTTTTCGTGTAGAAGATGGCCTGATGAAAGTTCGTTACGATCAGTACGATGATTTTGCGCAGCAGTACGGTCACATCTTTTACGAAAAGCCCTACTCCAGTTATAAATTCAGAGTAGAGTACCGCTTTGTAGGTGAACAGGCTCCTAATGGCGAAGGCTGGGCCTGGCGCAATAGTGGTATTATGGTACATGGGCAGTCTCCAGAAAGCATGGGTAAAGATCAGGATTTCCCTATTTCTATTGAAGTACAGTTGTTAGGCGGCCCTGAGGAGGGTGAGCGCACGACTTGCAACCTTTGTACACCTGGTACCAATGTAGTAATGGATGGAGAGCTGGTTACTGATCATTGCATTAGCTCTAACTCTAAAACCTACCCCGGCGACCAGTGGGTAACTGCTGAAGTAGTAGTACTGGCTGACTCAGTTATTCACCATTTGGTAAATGGCGACACTGTACTAAGTTACCAGCAGCCTCAAATGGGTGGCGGCACAGTAAGCGGCCATGATGAAAGCCTGAAAATTGAAGGTCAATTATTAAAAGAGGGCTATATTTCTTTGCAGAGCGAAAGCCATCCGGTAGACTTCCGTAAAGTAGAAATTTTACCTCTGGAAGATTAA